In Pseudomonas fluorescens, a genomic segment contains:
- a CDS encoding DUF5629 family protein produces MTAEKLPDVLATSDMLEIDGLHAFDFTLNDETLQIIAMDGRAEKRWSFSRQQVETATFDETLQSWTLIGDSGEHRLVCMSAVTGNNNDEDEADDDA; encoded by the coding sequence ATGACTGCCGAAAAACTGCCCGACGTCCTAGCCACCAGCGACATGCTTGAAATAGACGGGCTGCACGCCTTCGACTTCACGCTCAATGATGAGACATTGCAGATCATCGCCATGGACGGGCGTGCGGAAAAACGCTGGAGCTTCAGCCGGCAACAGGTGGAGACCGCCACCTTCGATGAGACCTTGCAAAGCTGGACCCTGATCGGTGACTCCGGCGAGCACCGCCTGGTCTGCATGAGCGCGGTCACCGGCAACAATAACGATGAGGATGAAGCGGATGATGATGCGTAA